The window GAACTTCTATCGATACACGGACTATACGGCGACCATCTTTAGCCGAGTGGACCGGACCGTCTTCTGGAAGCTCGGATATTGGCTCGCGCGCAAGTATCGGCGAGGATTCCCGAGCCTGATGCGCGAACACGTCCGGGCCCCAGAACTGGGGCGTGCCACCACGTGGGTACTGAAGGGACAGAATAGTCGTGGGTGGTATGGCGAACAGGCGCTTCGGCGCCTGGTCACCAGCCACAAAGGTCAGTTCAGGTGGCGGACCCCGGAAGGGAACCCGTACCTGATTCGCGACGAGCATCGCGCGTTTCTCGAATCGCGTTACGCTGACGTGGCTTTTGCGTTAAGCAACGCTTGAATGGAGAGCCGGATGCGCTGAGAGGTGCAAGTCCGGTTCGGGGAGGAGAGACTGGGAGCTAGTTCGACTACGCCCGGTCTCTCACTCCACTTCGCCTGCGCGCCGAGTTCGTCTACTTGGCGGTGATCCTCGATCGGTTCTCGCGCAAGGTGGTGGGCTGGGCGCTGGGCAAGACGCTGGCGACTCGTTTGCCGCTGGAGGCGTTGCACCACGCGATCACGACTCGTCAGCCGCCGCCGGGCGTGGTCCATCATTCGGATCGGGGCATCCAGTATGCCGCCGGGGCCTACGTGCAACTGCTCCGGCAGCATCAGATGCTCCCGAGCATGAGCCGGCCGGCGAACCCCTACGACAATGCCAGTTGCGAGAGCTTCATGAAGACGCTCAAGCGGGAGGAAATCTACGCGAATGCGTATCGTGATCTTGAGCATATACATAGGAACATGGCAGCCTTCATCGATCAGTACTATAACCGCATCCGACTCCACTCGGCGCTGGGCTATCGTCCACCGGAGGAGTTCGAGCACGCGATGGCATCAAGGCACGTGCCTAGGGCGGCCGGGGGCCTTCGTGGTGGGGCATAGCTGTCCGAGGAAGTAGGACTGGTTACAATTTGTCATTCGCAAGCTATTGACTATGAAACTGATTGATGAGGTAAAGGGCTCTTCGTTCCTGCACCAACCACGACGTAAACCTGGTGCAGGAGGGTAGCCCGGAGGGAACACCGCTTACAAAGCATCGGATATGATGAAGTATCACCGTGCGATTTTGCCTCACCATAAACTTGAAAGAAACCTGCTAGACCTTCTCTGCAATCTCAAGGCGCTATGGCCTTCATTATGTGGCTATTCCAAGCACTGAGGGGATTGAACATGCCTAAACTTCTCATCACAATTGAAAAGGAGCATCTCAATGACGATGGGTCCGATGCGAGCGTATCGCCAGGTTGTCAAAAAATATAGCGGCATCAAGACGCTCACTGACGAAGCCATGCGACATTTTCTTGATGTCGTGTTGCCCACGTTGCCTCATCGGACGCAGCAAATGTTTGCAGACGAGATCTTTTTCTTCACGACGGGGTTGCCGCCGATGTATACAGACCTAGAACCCACAACACCTGCGAAGGGTGCAAGAACACCTCGCTCCAAATCAACAAGACCCAGGAGCAATTGTCAAGCAACTCAGGATGCCTTTGATATTCAGCGGCGGGCCGTTGAGGTGTTCGGAACTGAGGCAAAAGCTCGTGCGTGGCTCACACGTCCGAACAAGACAGGCAAAAACAAATCCCCGCTTACAATGCTTGGAACCAAGGCCGGGAATGCCCGTGTGGTGGCGATCCTGAACAGGGTCTCTGGAAGGCTACGTGGAAGCCAATCGCCGAAGGCTCGTTCAGGTGGAAAGAAAAGACGACGGCTTTCACAGTAGCACTCTGACCATCATTCATGTCCGCGTCCCCTCCGTGCCCCTCTCGCCAGAAAGACGCGAACGTACGCGCCCCAAATCCGGGAGATCATGATACACGCGATGCTCCGAACGAGAGGCAACAGATCGATGCTGGGCTTAGCTGCTTAGCCTTGAACTGACGTGCTACGGATATGGTATAGGACGATCAGCGCGTCGCCGAGCCGCGTTCTGAGTCGGTTGGGTTTCTGATCACACACGGATGGCCAGATTGGCGAATAGTCTGTCAACGTATACTGGCTTGGCATCACCATTCCCCGATGAGGAAGAGCTTGTGTCTCCGCCATCGCGCGTCGCGCTGAGCGACATGCATTCTATGGCTACATGGTCGTTACCAGCACCTCGAACACTCGCTCGTCGTCCGACTGCGCCACGTTGAAGCGCAAGAAGCCACTGGCTGTTTGAGAGAGGCTGAAGGTGTTGCCCATGGCCCGTGAAAGCCGCGCGCGAATGGTCTCCATGTGTTTCCAATAGCTACCGTTCTTCAGGAGTGTCAGCAACAGCTCGGACGAAAGCCGCCCACTGCCCTCATTGGGCGTACCATCATCTCTTACCCGAAACGCCGCGACGGTGATGTAATGCTTCCTGTTGTCCATCGGTTTACCTGGTTAGTTTGCCCAGCATCCTTCAAGCATTCGGAAACCAAACGAGCCTG is drawn from Nitrospira sp. ND1 and contains these coding sequences:
- a CDS encoding integrase core domain-containing protein, whose protein sequence is MILDRFSRKVVGWALGKTLATRLPLEALHHAITTRQPPPGVVHHSDRGIQYAAGAYVQLLRQHQMLPSMSRPANPYDNASCESFMKTLKREEIYANAYRDLEHIHRNMAAFIDQYYNRIRLHSALGYRPPEEFEHAMASRHVPRAAGGLRGGA
- a CDS encoding MbcA/ParS/Xre antitoxin family protein; translated protein: MTMGPMRAYRQVVKKYSGIKTLTDEAMRHFLDVVLPTLPHRTQQMFADEIFFFTTGLPPMYTDLEPTTPAKGARTPRSKSTRPRSNCQATQDAFDIQRRAVEVFGTEAKARAWLTRPNKTGKNKSPLTMLGTKAGNARVVAILNRVSGRLRGSQSPKARSGGKKRRRLSQ